In Lagopus muta isolate bLagMut1 chromosome 6, bLagMut1 primary, whole genome shotgun sequence, one DNA window encodes the following:
- the LOC125695034 gene encoding alpha-1-antiproteinase 2-like: protein MKTVFYICLLLAGLHAFAYGQLTASHHNGRDPNKPNYHMHHSAEAAACLKLVPNNADFAFKFLNEVALEEPNKNIFFSPVSISTAFAMLALGARSITKIQILEGLAFNLTEIQEKEIHEGFHNLMHMLSHPESGVQLNMGNVIFLTEKLKPLEKFLDDAKPLYQLEVLATDFNNPTEAEKEINDYIEKKTQGKITNLVKEIDPQTVMLLASFVFFRGNWEKPFKPENTQEREFFVDAETTVKVPMMYQVDTFDLYFDEDPPCTVVRLHYNGSATAFLVLPAKGKMKQLEQTLDKERVKKWSDHLFKSKIQLYFPKFSISGSYEITNILSKMGIVDVFTNQADLSGITGVPELKVSKVVHKAALDVDERGTEAAATIAPKIMALTLAPAIEFNRPFLMLIFDRDTNSTLFIGKIANPTTTNRSEI, encoded by the exons ATGAAGactgtattttatatatgtttGCTTCTGGCTGGGCTTCATGCTTTTGCTTATGGTCAGCTTACAGCCAGCCACCACAATGGACGTGATCCAAACAAACCTAACTATCATATGCATCACAGTGCTGAAGCAGCTGCTTGCCTCAAGCTAGTGCCAAACAATGCTgactttgcatttaaatttctAAATGAAGTTGCGCTGGAAGAGCCTaataagaacattttcttctctcctgtaAGCATCTCCACTGCCTTTGCAATGCTGGCCCTGGGGGCTAGGTCAATCACCAAGATTCAGATCCTGGAAGGACTTGCCTTTAACCTTACAGAAATTCAGGAGAAAGAGATACATGAAGGCTTCCATAATCTCATGCACATGCTGAGCCATCCTGAGAGTGGGGTACAGCTCAACATGGGGAATGTAATCTTTCTAACAGAGAAGCTGAAACCACTAGAAAAGTTTTTAGATGATGCCAAACCTTTGTATCAACTAGAGGTTTTAGCTACTGACTTCAACAATCCCACAGAGGCCGAGAAGGAGATCAATGATTAtatagagaagaaaacacaagggAAGATTACTAATTTGGTTAAGGAAATTGATCCACAGACTGTAATGCTCCTGGctagctttgttttctttagag GCAACTGGGAAAAGCCTTTTAAACCAGAGAATACTCAAGAGAGGGAGTTCTTTGTGGATGCTGAAACTACTGTGAAAGTTCCTATGATGTATCAAGTTGACACATTTGACTTGTATTTTGATGAGGACCCGCCTTGCACCGTGGTACGTCTTCATTACAATGGAAGTGCTACTGCATTTCTAGTTCTGccagcaaaagggaaaatgaagcagTTAGAGCAAACTCTGGACAAGGAAAGAGTCAAGAAATGGTCAGACCATCTATTCAAGAG CAAAATACAGCTCTACTTCCCCAAATTTTCTATCTCTGGGAGCTATGAAATAACAAACATACTTAGCAAGATGGGAATTGTGGACGTGTTCACCAACCAGGCAGATCTCTCCGGCATCACTGGTGTCCCAGAGCTGAAGGTTTCTAAA GTTGTCCATAAGGCTGCTCTGGATGTTGATGAGAGAGGAACTGAGGCAGCAGCAACAATTGCTCCTAAAATAATGGCCCTCACTCTTGCTCCAGCCATTGAATTCAACCGTCCCTTCCTGATGCTGATTTTTGACAGAGACACAAACAGTACTCTCTTCATAGGAAAAATAGCTAACCCAACTACCACTAACAGAAGTGAGATATGA